The Gemmatimonas sp. UBA7669 nucleotide sequence GACGGCACGTCGCCGTTGATGATGAGGTGATGATGCCCCTTGCCTTCTTCGCGCGTGCCGGAGGCCGCCACCACTTCCACGCCCTGCGCTTCGAGGCGCAGGGTGAACGGCAGCGTCACGCTGTCGCCGTCCATGGGCGACACGATGCGCACTTCGGGCGACACGGCCATCGCGCTCGAATCAGCAGCAGCCGCAGCCGCCGTGTCTGCCGGCGCCTGTTCGGAGGAGCCGCAGGCCGCAGCGCCAACCAGGCTGGTCAGCGCAAACACCGTAAGGGTTGAACGAAAGGAGCGCACAGGCAGGTCTCGGTACAGGGAAGTGGCGCCGTGCGCTGCGAATGCAGCACACACGACGCAATCTACAAAAAGTGGCTGGTGAACGTCGGCAACGAACGAAGGAATGACGCCGGGGGTTCCCCCACGAAGGCGCGGAAATCACGCACCAGATGGGACTCGTCGCAGTAGCCGCAGTCAGCGGCCACACGGGCCAGAG carries:
- a CDS encoding DUF4399 domain-containing protein, with product MRSFRSTLTVFALTSLVGAAACGSSEQAPADTAAAAAADSSAMAVSPEVRIVSPMDGDSVTLPFTLRLEAQGVEVVAASGTREEGKGHHHLIINGDVPSDTLPLPPAPVVIHMGDGSSERVIDSLPKGPHRIIAVFADGAHVPWTTVKRDTLQIVVK